DNA from Mytilus trossulus isolate FHL-02 unplaced genomic scaffold, PNRI_Mtr1.1.1.hap1 h1tg001281l__unscaffolded, whole genome shotgun sequence:
TGTGGAAAAAGGATGAATGTTGCGTAATATTCATGCAAATGGGTCCTCTAtgttttttatctgtatttatgcGCACATTGCTCGTGGGCTGTATTATGGGTCTTATTTAGATAAGACAGTGTGGTATTTTGgggtgcatttgtttttgttaactatGGCGGAGGCTTTCCTCGGTTACACTTTGCCTTGGGGGCAAATGTCATATTGGGGGGCTACTGTTATTACTAATATACTTAGAGTGATCCCCGTAGTAGGAGAGAGTATGCTCCGCTATGTATGAGGGGGTTGGACCGTGTGTAATGCAACTCTAAAGCGGTTTTATACTTTACACTTTCTCTTACCGTTTGTGATAGTGgcggttgtttttttacacctgttttttttacatgagaaAGGGAGTAATAACCCTTTGGGTATTGAAAGAGGTACTATGTGTGTGCCCTTCCACCCCTTCTATACTATTAAAGATCTTTTTGGTTATGTTTGCTTtaggttcttttttatatatttagtgtgTGTGGATCCTGAGCTGTTAGGGAATCATTTAAACTATTGGCCTGCTAATCCTATAAAAACGCCAATCCATGTTCAGCCTGAGTGGTATTTTATGTTTGCTTATGCAATCCTTCGTTCAATTCCTCATAAAGCGGGGGgggtatatgttatgtttttgtcgATTGTAGTATTATACCTAATTCCTAGTCTTCACAGAGGTAAGTATCGAAGTTTATGTTTTTACCCGTTTAATCAAGTAGTGTTTTGAGTGTTGGTTGGTAGGTTTATTAGGTTAACATGGATTGGTGCTCGCCCAGTGCGGGAGCCTTATATCATTTTGGGGCAGTGTCTTTCAGTCATTTATTTCTCTAGGTTGTTATTAAACCCTCTTTCTTTGTGGGTGTGGGACAAGCTGCTTGAATACCCTAAATTCTGTAGGAGTCGTCCTGTAGACCTGAaatggtttaagtttttagcttatttcaagttattaaaattagtaaatcgCGAAAGTAGCGCACGTGAGTGGGCTAAtaagtgtagaaaaatataaatatgtctttttacGGGAGTCGATATTTTGGTGATATTGTCCATGGGGAACTAGGGAAAGACCTGTTCCGGTACCATGGTTTTGTGATGATAGTAGCAGTGGCTGTGTtggtctttgttatatatataggatGCGTAATCCTTCTTACTAAATTTTCTTATCGCCATTTCTTGAACCGTCAACGATTAGAATTTTGATGGACTATTGTGCCAATGTTGATGTTAGTAGGGTTGTGGTTTCCTTCTATAATTAACCTATATTATATAGAAGAAGTAAAACGGCCCCGGTGAAATTTTAAGGCGATTGGGAAACAATGGTACTGATCTTACGAATTTTGTCGCAATTTAGACACTCCAAGCTCTAGAGAAAGCGCTGAAAGAATTTCGTGTTATACAATTGATTCTTACATAGAAGACCAGCAGGAGACATTTAGAAAAGGAGGGTATCGTTTGTTGGATGTTGATAACCGGATGGTGGCTCCAGCAGATGTGCAAATAACTGCTTTTGTAAGAAGGTCTGATGTGCTCCATTCGTTTGCACTCCCTAAGTTACTAATTAAAGTAGATGCCATCCCAGGTCGAATTAAT
Protein-coding regions in this window:
- the LOC134704115 gene encoding LOW QUALITY PROTEIN: cytochrome c oxidase subunit 2-like (The sequence of the model RefSeq protein was modified relative to this genomic sequence to represent the inferred CDS: substituted 3 bases at 3 genomic stop codons), which codes for MSFYGSRYFGDIVHGELGKDLFRYHGFVMIVAVAVLVFVIYIGCVILLTKFSYRHFLNRQRLEFXWTIVPMLMLVGLWFPSIINLYYIEEVKRPRXNFKAIGKQWYXSYEFCRNLDTPSSRESAERISCYTIDSYIEDQQETFRKGGYRLLDVDNRMVAPADVQITAFVRRSDVLHSFALPKLLIKVDAIPGRINRLPIKASQCRIIYGQCSEICGVNHRFIPIVIEFIPEKYFVIWLEALN